The proteins below come from a single Vicinamibacterales bacterium genomic window:
- a CDS encoding CopD family protein, which produces MTPETAVTALSGATRWMAYVGGVLAVGACGFRFAVLTAVRRCEGSGQFHRRASQIGLGGAMLFFVASLSRIYVQTYVFFGSEQTITVDLLRTVVFQTRWGSGWMWQFAASAACVVAYLAILRSPRLGWPAAILTGLAICATSPLTGHAMSHVVPWQAVSLQALHLAGSGLWLGTLVIVFSVIVWPPTDGEARPLIQEPTVVVNAFSRVALAGCGLLVVTGCLTTWLYIDEMTVLWTTAYGQTLLTKLGLFLAVASLGAYNWRRLKPHLGSPSKTASLLRSVAAELVLAGIVLAVTAFLVGLPLLAQ; this is translated from the coding sequence ATGACACCTGAGACTGCCGTTACTGCCCTGTCAGGAGCCACGCGTTGGATGGCCTATGTAGGCGGCGTCCTTGCGGTTGGGGCATGCGGTTTTCGGTTCGCCGTGCTAACTGCTGTGCGCCGTTGCGAGGGGTCTGGTCAGTTCCACCGACGGGCCAGTCAAATAGGCCTCGGCGGCGCCATGCTGTTCTTTGTTGCCTCGCTCAGTCGGATTTATGTCCAGACCTACGTGTTCTTCGGTTCTGAACAAACCATCACAGTCGACTTATTACGAACGGTTGTTTTCCAAACCCGTTGGGGCAGCGGATGGATGTGGCAGTTTGCTGCCTCGGCGGCGTGTGTGGTCGCGTATTTGGCAATCCTTAGGTCGCCTCGACTTGGCTGGCCAGCGGCAATTCTCACAGGATTGGCGATATGCGCGACGAGTCCGCTGACCGGTCACGCGATGAGCCACGTCGTCCCTTGGCAGGCGGTGTCGTTGCAAGCATTGCATTTGGCCGGTTCAGGTCTTTGGCTTGGGACGCTAGTCATCGTTTTCTCCGTCATTGTCTGGCCACCAACTGATGGTGAGGCTCGTCCGCTAATTCAAGAGCCAACTGTCGTGGTGAATGCATTCTCTCGGGTGGCGCTTGCTGGTTGTGGTCTTTTAGTTGTTACCGGTTGTTTGACGACCTGGCTCTACATTGATGAAATGACCGTGCTGTGGACCACTGCTTACGGTCAGACTCTTCTAACCAAATTAGGACTGTTTCTAGCCGTTGCGTCCTTGGGGGCGTACAATTGGCGACGACTCAAGCCCCATCTAGGTAGTCCCAGTAAGACAGCGTCACTTCTTCGATCCGTAGCCGCAGAATTGGTGCTGGCTGGCATAGTCCTAGCGGTGACGGCGTTCTTAGTGGGGTTACCATTACTCGCGCAATGA
- a CDS encoding copper resistance protein CopC, with translation MKRKTRWILGVGITVFLFGPTLAAHLAVTKTEPEANTTVESPSLVQIWFTQKPELVVSTLNLKQGDLDVSISDVEAGRDNSLVARVDDVLPSGNYIVEWKTAGDDGHVLRGEFSFSVSNVVAQR, from the coding sequence TTGAAACGAAAAACCAGATGGATTCTTGGCGTCGGAATTACCGTGTTTCTTTTTGGGCCTACTCTTGCTGCCCACTTGGCCGTCACCAAGACTGAGCCGGAAGCTAACACCACCGTAGAGTCGCCATCACTCGTGCAAATTTGGTTCACGCAGAAACCAGAACTGGTGGTGAGCACACTAAACTTGAAACAGGGCGACTTAGACGTCTCGATTAGTGACGTTGAGGCTGGTAGGGATAACTCACTTGTCGCTAGGGTGGACGATGTTCTGCCGTCGGGCAATTACATCGTAGAGTGGAAGACCGCCGGCGATGATGGCCATGTTCTAAGAGGCGAATTTTCCTTCAGTGTGTCAAATGTTGTTGCTCAACGGTAA
- a CDS encoding DEAD/DEAH box helicase encodes MAKLLNESVVSEPKDLLPEVGIDDLEEPLRAGAARAGWTTLMPVQAMAIPYLLARRDMLIQARTGSGKTGAFLLPMLKRLDRSHPHCQALVLVPTRELARQVWHEAETLCGDAGLRHVPVYGGVGYGPQVDALRDGAHIIVGTPGRVLDHLLKRTMSFKHLKMVIFDEADRMLSMGFYPDMKEMQRHFPERRLHSCMFSATFPDFVMRTAREFLHEPEFLSLSRDHVHVTDTEHVYYIVPGMDKDRSLMRIIELENPTSAIIFSNTKSMVHYVSNLLKNFGYDADELSADLSQAERERVLKRVRQGSLRFLVATDVAARGLDIPDLSHVIQYEPPADIEGYIHRAGRTGRAGATGIAMSLVTELEWFTLNKIAKAFGIEMQERPLPTPSDVETLVAERVTVLLEARLRDRDALKRERSQRFIALARQLAENEDESALIAMLLDDYYQQSLHAPLHRPTEPPLPKKKVGTPRPRRRSSGRSPRR; translated from the coding sequence TTGGCGAAACTTCTTAACGAATCTGTCGTGTCGGAGCCTAAAGACCTGTTGCCCGAGGTCGGAATTGATGACCTCGAAGAACCCTTGCGTGCAGGGGCAGCCCGCGCGGGTTGGACGACTCTCATGCCAGTGCAGGCGATGGCGATTCCGTATCTGCTGGCCCGCCGGGACATGCTGATTCAAGCTCGGACTGGCAGCGGCAAGACCGGTGCGTTTTTACTGCCGATGCTAAAACGCCTGGATCGATCGCATCCTCACTGCCAAGCTCTCGTGCTTGTGCCGACCCGCGAACTCGCGAGACAGGTGTGGCATGAGGCCGAGACGCTCTGCGGGGATGCTGGTCTGCGCCACGTTCCAGTCTACGGTGGTGTTGGTTACGGCCCGCAGGTTGACGCGCTACGCGACGGGGCGCACATCATCGTAGGCACACCGGGTCGCGTGCTTGACCATTTACTCAAACGGACGATGTCGTTCAAGCACCTCAAGATGGTCATCTTTGATGAGGCCGACAGGATGTTGTCGATGGGCTTCTATCCGGACATGAAGGAAATGCAACGGCACTTTCCGGAGCGTCGACTGCACAGCTGTATGTTCTCAGCGACCTTTCCAGACTTTGTCATGCGCACTGCTCGGGAGTTCCTTCACGAGCCCGAGTTCCTATCCCTCAGCCGCGACCACGTCCATGTGACTGATACCGAGCACGTGTACTACATTGTGCCCGGGATGGATAAGGACCGCAGTCTAATGCGTATTATCGAACTGGAAAATCCGACGTCAGCCATCATTTTCTCGAACACGAAGTCGATGGTGCACTACGTGTCCAATCTGCTGAAGAACTTTGGTTACGACGCTGACGAATTGAGCGCGGATTTATCCCAGGCTGAGCGCGAACGCGTGCTAAAGCGTGTGCGACAGGGATCGCTTCGGTTTCTCGTGGCAACCGACGTAGCCGCACGTGGGCTCGACATTCCCGACTTGTCGCACGTCATTCAGTATGAGCCACCAGCCGACATCGAAGGTTACATTCATCGTGCGGGCCGGACCGGTCGGGCCGGTGCGACCGGCATCGCCATGTCGCTTGTCACAGAATTAGAGTGGTTCACGCTGAATAAGATTGCAAAGGCCTTTGGTATTGAGATGCAGGAACGCCCCTTGCCAACGCCGTCGGATGTAGAAACGTTGGTGGCGGAACGTGTCACCGTCCTACTCGAGGCAAGACTCCGAGACCGGGATGCGCTGAAACGTGAGCGGAGCCAGCGATTTATTGCGCTTGCCCGGCAACTGGCTGAGAACGAAGACGAGTCTGCGCTCATTGCCATGTTGCTTGATGACTACTACCAACAGAGCCTTCATGCGCCACTTCACCGACCAACTGAACCGCCGCTACCCAAGAAAAAGGTCGGCACCCCCCGACCGCGACGGCGTTCTTCGGGACGCTCACCGCGTCGATGA
- a CDS encoding 3-isopropylmalate dehydratase small subunit yields MGGQSHAVPKIERITGTAVPMRGQDIDTDRIIPARFLRSVRFEGLEAHVFEDDRKALIEAGARHIFDQAQYQDASILLTNANFGCGSSREHAPQALKRWGIEACVGESFSEIFLANSTALGLPCATATPEIIEGLMHSVEEQPCLPMVFDLHALSIQTGGQTVEVSMAPAPREALLSGTWDATGLLLSQFGEVRAVAEKLPYVTGF; encoded by the coding sequence ATGGGTGGTCAGAGCCACGCCGTGCCGAAGATTGAGCGTATTACCGGCACCGCGGTTCCGATGCGCGGCCAGGACATCGACACCGACCGGATTATTCCGGCCCGCTTTCTTCGGTCGGTGCGGTTCGAAGGGCTTGAGGCGCACGTATTTGAGGATGACCGAAAAGCGCTTATCGAAGCGGGTGCGCGGCATATCTTTGACCAGGCCCAGTATCAGGATGCGTCGATTTTGTTGACCAACGCGAATTTTGGCTGTGGTTCTTCGCGTGAGCACGCGCCTCAGGCACTGAAACGCTGGGGCATCGAAGCTTGTGTCGGCGAATCGTTCTCGGAGATTTTTCTAGCGAATTCAACGGCTTTAGGACTTCCGTGCGCGACAGCGACGCCCGAGATAATCGAAGGACTAATGCACTCAGTGGAGGAGCAACCTTGCCTGCCGATGGTTTTCGACCTCCACGCTCTAAGTATCCAAACCGGCGGTCAAACGGTTGAAGTGTCGATGGCGCCTGCCCCGCGCGAAGCGCTTCTATCCGGGACCTGGGATGCGACCGGTCTTTTGCTTAGTCAGTTTGGCGAAGTTCGAGCCGTTGCGGAAAAGCTACCTTACGTCACTGGTTTTTGA
- a CDS encoding 2-isopropylmalate synthase, with product MTTERLQIFDTSLRDGEQAPGFSLRIDEKLRLARQLDALGVDIIEAGFPIASKDDAESVRRVAKEVRRPVIASLARSRRADIECAGEAVEGAERSRIHTFLATSDLHLEHKLHMSREQCQEAAVDGVKLARQYTDNVQFSAEDALRTDIDFLCQVVEATISAGATTINLPDTVGYSTPDEIFDFFTTIITRVPNSDKAVFSAHCHDDLGLAVANTLAALRAGVRQVECTINGIGERAGNASLEEIVMATRVRADRLPFATGINTEAIYETSQLLSALTGEAVQANKAIVGRNAFAHEAGIHQDGMLKDRRTYEIMKPEDVGVSQTTLVLGKHSGRHAVQNRCVELGYELSRYELDQIYQRMIRLADAQKTVGDEDLVAMIETVHMEETESESTAAGAKSA from the coding sequence ATGACGACTGAACGGTTGCAGATTTTTGACACGTCGCTGCGTGACGGTGAGCAGGCGCCGGGATTCTCTCTGCGAATTGATGAAAAGCTCAGGTTGGCCAGGCAGCTTGACGCGTTGGGCGTCGATATCATTGAGGCTGGTTTTCCGATCGCGTCGAAGGACGATGCCGAGTCCGTGCGTCGAGTAGCGAAGGAGGTCAGGCGACCAGTAATTGCGAGTCTGGCGCGCTCCCGGCGCGCTGATATCGAATGTGCCGGTGAAGCCGTTGAAGGTGCTGAGCGCAGTCGAATTCACACGTTCCTCGCCACCTCCGACCTCCACCTTGAGCACAAGCTTCACATGTCACGCGAACAGTGTCAGGAAGCTGCGGTCGATGGTGTGAAGCTGGCTCGACAGTACACCGACAATGTTCAGTTTTCAGCCGAGGACGCATTGCGCACGGACATCGACTTTCTCTGCCAGGTCGTCGAAGCGACGATTTCGGCTGGTGCGACAACAATCAATTTGCCCGACACGGTTGGCTACTCGACACCGGATGAAATTTTTGATTTCTTTACAACCATTATCACGCGTGTCCCGAACTCCGATAAGGCTGTTTTCAGTGCGCATTGCCACGACGACCTTGGCCTCGCCGTTGCGAATACTTTGGCGGCGTTACGGGCAGGTGTAAGGCAAGTTGAATGCACGATTAATGGGATTGGTGAGCGCGCCGGCAATGCGTCGCTTGAGGAGATTGTAATGGCAACTCGGGTGCGGGCAGACCGTCTACCGTTCGCGACCGGAATCAACACGGAGGCCATTTATGAAACCAGTCAATTGCTCTCAGCGTTGACTGGTGAGGCGGTACAGGCCAATAAGGCGATCGTTGGACGTAACGCGTTCGCTCACGAGGCTGGTATCCACCAAGACGGTATGCTAAAGGATCGACGCACTTACGAGATTATGAAGCCTGAAGATGTTGGGGTTTCGCAGACTACACTCGTGCTTGGTAAGCATTCGGGACGGCATGCCGTGCAGAATCGCTGCGTGGAACTCGGCTACGAACTTAGCCGGTACGAGCTTGATCAGATTTATCAACGCATGATCCGTCTAGCCGATGCCCAGAAGACCGTTGGTGATGAGGACTTGGTTGCGATGATCGAGACAGTGCATATGGAGGAGACTGAATCAGAATCAACAGCAGCCGGTGCCAAGTCGGCATAA
- a CDS encoding ion transporter — translation MTNPPPISFMAPWRRRVHEIVFEADTAAGKLFDVLLITAIVISVTAVMLDSVTSIHNRYGQELLLLEWVFTILFTVEYVVRLISVQNARRYVTSFFGVVDLLAILPTYLSVLMPGSQSLLVIRALRLLRVFRVLKLASYVKEGDFLMAALRASRAKITVFVSSLLSIAVVVGSVVYLIEGEASGFTSIPRAMYWAIVTMTTVGYGDIAPATTLGQVAAAGLMILGYAIIAVPTGIVSVELAKLNPISKVSTQACLVCSREGHDHDASYCKYCGSALYADGESGSS, via the coding sequence ATGACCAACCCTCCACCTATCAGTTTCATGGCGCCCTGGCGGCGTCGCGTCCATGAAATTGTGTTCGAGGCCGACACAGCTGCCGGCAAGCTGTTTGACGTCTTGTTGATTACGGCGATCGTTATCAGCGTGACAGCGGTGATGCTCGATAGCGTCACCTCGATTCACAACCGCTATGGCCAAGAGTTACTCCTGTTGGAGTGGGTCTTCACCATCCTTTTTACGGTCGAGTATGTCGTTCGGCTAATCAGCGTACAAAACGCGCGACGTTATGTGACTAGTTTCTTCGGCGTGGTGGATCTATTGGCCATTTTACCCACCTACCTTAGCGTTCTTATGCCAGGCAGCCAGTCGTTGCTCGTGATTCGTGCACTGCGTCTATTGAGGGTCTTCCGTGTATTAAAGCTTGCTAGTTACGTGAAAGAGGGCGATTTCTTGATGGCAGCCTTACGGGCAAGCCGCGCGAAGATCACCGTATTTGTGAGTTCCCTGCTGTCAATCGCGGTCGTTGTTGGCTCCGTGGTGTATCTCATCGAAGGCGAGGCGAGCGGTTTTACAAGCATTCCGCGAGCCATGTACTGGGCAATTGTCACGATGACGACTGTTGGATACGGCGACATTGCGCCGGCGACCACGTTGGGCCAGGTTGCGGCTGCAGGGTTGATGATCCTAGGTTACGCCATTATCGCCGTGCCGACTGGTATCGTCTCGGTTGAATTGGCTAAGTTAAATCCAATTTCGAAGGTGTCGACACAGGCCTGTCTCGTGTGCTCTCGAGAAGGCCATGATCACGATGCCTCTTACTGTAAGTACTGTGGCTCAGCACTATATGCTGACGGCGAGTCGGGGAGTTCTTGA
- a CDS encoding LysR family transcriptional regulator, producing MNLAELQTFLTVASERSFSRAAAKLHRTQPAVSQAVRRLEEELDERLFDRTSKGGRLTEAGRILLDYARRLTELRDEAENAVRELQDFRRGRVTIGANEAAVHVLLPIVSHFRNAHPDAQVEVRRIPARQVANEVINGALDFGVLTFDPAERGLNSVAIGADELVLLTSPDHPLAARKEISMEEFGRQTVIAHNDPSPARERVLRLSEQRHAPINIQMSFPSLDGIKRAVEMGLGVALLPRRCALTEISRQQVAVVKVSQLRLPRQVRLVYRRSGEFSRAAAAFLDSAKQAARKLD from the coding sequence ATGAATCTTGCTGAGCTGCAAACGTTTCTAACTGTTGCTTCAGAGCGTAGTTTCTCACGTGCTGCCGCGAAGCTGCACCGAACCCAGCCGGCTGTCAGTCAGGCAGTAAGGCGCCTCGAGGAGGAACTAGACGAACGACTTTTTGACCGCACCTCGAAAGGCGGGCGACTGACCGAGGCAGGGCGTATCCTGCTCGATTATGCACGGCGCCTGACTGAATTACGCGACGAAGCAGAAAACGCGGTCCGCGAGTTACAAGATTTCCGGCGTGGGCGCGTGACGATCGGCGCTAACGAGGCTGCAGTGCATGTATTACTACCCATCGTAAGCCACTTCCGTAACGCACATCCGGACGCCCAGGTAGAAGTACGGCGTATCCCCGCGCGACAAGTTGCAAACGAGGTGATTAACGGAGCACTGGATTTTGGTGTACTCACGTTTGATCCAGCCGAGCGCGGCTTGAATTCAGTGGCAATTGGAGCCGACGAACTCGTCTTACTCACCAGCCCAGACCATCCCTTGGCTGCCAGGAAAGAAATTTCTATGGAGGAGTTCGGACGACAGACCGTGATCGCACACAATGATCCGTCCCCCGCACGGGAGCGCGTGCTGCGGCTGTCCGAGCAGCGTCATGCGCCAATAAACATACAGATGTCATTCCCGAGTCTCGATGGCATTAAGCGCGCGGTGGAAATGGGGCTTGGTGTCGCCTTACTGCCACGCCGGTGCGCTCTCACAGAAATCTCTCGTCAGCAAGTTGCCGTTGTCAAGGTTTCACAGCTTCGCCTACCGCGTCAGGTGCGACTGGTCTACCGGCGGTCTGGCGAGTTCTCACGCGCTGCAGCTGCCTTTCTTGATTCCGCGAAGCAAGCGGCACGCAAACTGGATTAA
- a CDS encoding dienelactone hydrolase family protein, producing MSTTMSFWMRGFLSALLASSFSLAGACADGEAPADEATEETPAPSAELRIVHEPTTDDELPAALLGTAPPPQGQALHYLPGDTATTGYLALPDGDGPHPAIILVHEWDGLKDRVRQVADALAAEGYVALAADLFQGRTGSNPDENRALTREARANMDQVVTNLNVSAAYLRDRVDTSGKVAVMGWCFGGGIALSYGLDGDMHEGTAMFYGQLVQDPEILQRITHEVYGTFAAEDAGIPPQDVEQFVEALRTANIENDVHIYDEVNHGFWLFVDQEPDTRTEPALNAWQRLKSYLSRTLSD from the coding sequence ATGTCAACCACAATGTCTTTTTGGATGCGCGGCTTTTTGTCAGCGCTGCTGGCTAGTAGTTTCAGTCTCGCCGGCGCCTGCGCAGATGGTGAAGCCCCGGCTGATGAGGCCACCGAGGAAACGCCGGCGCCTTCAGCAGAACTGCGCATTGTGCATGAGCCAACGACCGACGACGAGTTGCCGGCCGCCTTACTCGGTACCGCACCGCCCCCACAGGGTCAGGCGCTCCATTACCTACCTGGAGATACCGCAACCACAGGTTATCTTGCGCTACCCGATGGTGACGGACCACACCCTGCGATTATCTTGGTGCATGAGTGGGACGGCCTAAAAGACCGGGTGCGTCAAGTGGCTGATGCACTCGCAGCAGAAGGCTATGTCGCACTTGCGGCCGATCTCTTTCAGGGTCGAACAGGAAGTAACCCTGACGAAAATCGTGCCTTGACCCGAGAGGCTCGGGCAAACATGGATCAGGTGGTCACCAACCTGAACGTCTCGGCCGCCTATCTACGCGACCGAGTCGACACGAGCGGTAAGGTCGCGGTAATGGGTTGGTGTTTTGGCGGCGGGATCGCGCTGAGCTATGGTCTTGACGGTGACATGCACGAAGGCACAGCAATGTTTTATGGGCAACTCGTGCAGGATCCAGAGATACTGCAGCGGATCACGCATGAGGTCTATGGTACATTCGCTGCGGAGGATGCAGGGATTCCGCCCCAAGATGTCGAACAGTTCGTCGAGGCATTACGGACGGCCAATATTGAGAATGATGTCCACATCTACGACGAGGTGAACCACGGGTTCTGGCTGTTTGTAGACCAAGAACCTGATACACGCACAGAACCCGCCCTCAATGCATGGCAGCGTCTGAAGAGCTACCTATCCCGCACATTGAGTGACTAG
- the leuC gene encoding 3-isopropylmalate dehydratase large subunit, with protein MNRTLLQKVWDAHRVRHLPTGQTQMFIGLHLVHEVTSPQAFDMLRGRGWKVEFPERTFATVDHIVPTRDQTRPFADVLAEEMLSALEQNAKEFGVPLWDLSSPRQGIVHVIAPELGLTQPGMTIACGDSHTSTHGAFGAVAFGIGTSQVRDVLASQCLAIDPLKVRRIDVTGSLGHGVYAKDVILEIIRRLGVKGGVGYAYEYGGEVLDGMTMDERMTVCNMSVEGGARVGYVNPDTTTFAYLDGLPFTPSGESFETAKTWWGSMASDTDANYDDRVQIDGTALAPVVTWGINPGQSVQVGETIPAPTDVGAKDRPAVTEALEFMGLDSGAPIAGTKIDVAFIGSCTNSRLTDLREAAQVIAKKRVSPHVTGLVVPGSQAVRVAAEQEGLDEIFRDAGFEWRGAGCSMCLAMNPDKLEGRQVCASSSNRNFKGRQGSPTGRTLLMSPAMVAAAAIAGEITDVRALMPVKEGA; from the coding sequence ATGAACCGCACATTGTTACAGAAAGTCTGGGACGCACACCGAGTGCGCCATCTTCCAACTGGTCAGACCCAGATGTTCATTGGTCTTCATCTTGTGCATGAGGTGACAAGCCCACAAGCCTTTGACATGCTGCGCGGCCGCGGATGGAAGGTAGAATTTCCCGAACGGACGTTTGCCACTGTTGACCACATCGTGCCAACCCGTGACCAGACTCGGCCATTCGCCGACGTGCTTGCTGAAGAGATGTTGTCGGCACTCGAGCAAAACGCGAAGGAGTTCGGGGTACCGCTTTGGGATCTATCGAGCCCAAGACAGGGCATTGTCCACGTGATTGCTCCAGAACTCGGACTGACGCAACCGGGCATGACAATTGCGTGCGGTGATAGTCACACGTCCACGCATGGGGCGTTTGGTGCTGTAGCGTTCGGCATCGGCACGTCGCAAGTCCGCGACGTTCTGGCATCACAGTGTCTAGCTATCGACCCCTTAAAGGTGCGCCGGATTGATGTGACGGGTTCTCTTGGCCACGGCGTCTATGCAAAAGATGTAATTCTCGAGATTATCCGTAGGCTTGGCGTAAAAGGTGGAGTTGGCTACGCCTACGAGTATGGTGGTGAAGTTCTCGATGGTATGACGATGGACGAGCGAATGACCGTGTGCAACATGTCGGTTGAGGGTGGCGCGCGCGTTGGTTACGTTAACCCCGACACCACGACGTTCGCCTATCTCGATGGTCTACCGTTCACGCCATCCGGTGAATCATTTGAAACGGCTAAAACTTGGTGGGGGTCAATGGCCTCAGACACTGATGCCAACTACGATGATCGCGTCCAGATTGATGGCACTGCCCTAGCGCCGGTCGTCACTTGGGGAATCAACCCGGGTCAGTCGGTCCAGGTCGGTGAGACAATCCCAGCGCCAACAGATGTTGGAGCAAAGGATCGGCCAGCGGTTACTGAAGCTCTGGAATTTATGGGACTTGATAGTGGCGCACCGATCGCCGGCACCAAGATTGACGTAGCGTTTATTGGCTCATGTACGAATTCCCGGCTGACAGATTTGCGCGAAGCCGCTCAAGTTATCGCCAAAAAACGAGTTTCACCCCACGTCACTGGTTTGGTCGTGCCCGGGTCGCAGGCAGTTCGTGTGGCTGCTGAGCAGGAGGGTCTCGATGAGATTTTCCGTGACGCTGGCTTCGAATGGCGCGGTGCGGGTTGTTCGATGTGCCTAGCGATGAACCCCGACAAGCTTGAGGGCCGTCAGGTGTGCGCGTCGTCGTCCAATCGCAACTTTAAGGGTCGCCAAGGAAGTCCCACTGGCCGGACTCTCCTCATGAGCCCCGCAATGGTTGCCGCTGCGGCAATCGCTGGTGAGATAACGGACGTACGTGCACTCATGCCAGTCAAAGAGGGTGCGTGA
- a CDS encoding amino acid permease — protein MTNVGNGGSKPLGLTTATAFVIAAMVGTGVFTTLGFQVADIRSPFAIMMLWLVGGVVALCGALSYGELGAALPRSGGEYHILRRVYTPALGFLAGWVSATVGFAGPSALAAIALASYTDAFIPGLPAKHLAAGAVLTFTLIHASSLRVGALFQNVLTGLKVCLILGFIVAAFTVDRAQELSLVPQVGVLGVMTGPAFAVALIFVSYAYTGWNAAIYVIDEIDQPSRTLPRALLLGTGVVTVLYVLLNYVFLRTVAMDQLAGQIEVGFLAGVQIFGEAGGQITAAIIAGLLASTVSAYVFLGPRILMVMGEDIPALAWLSVKSRRGLPVNAFIFQTVLALTFIYTSTFPQVLLYASILLTMISTLAVAGVYVLRSTEPNLVRPYRTWGYPVTPAIYLAVNVWALTFVLMNETFASLVGLGILGVGLVLYAVMQRLIFSRVPLD, from the coding sequence ATGACCAATGTAGGTAACGGTGGGAGCAAACCGCTCGGTCTAACGACGGCCACGGCGTTCGTTATTGCGGCGATGGTCGGCACTGGCGTTTTCACGACGCTCGGGTTTCAGGTTGCCGACATCCGGTCACCGTTCGCCATTATGATGCTGTGGCTCGTTGGTGGGGTGGTCGCACTATGTGGCGCGCTCAGCTACGGCGAGCTGGGAGCAGCACTACCACGCTCAGGCGGTGAGTATCACATCCTCCGTCGGGTCTACACGCCGGCGTTGGGGTTTTTGGCCGGGTGGGTCTCGGCGACAGTTGGGTTTGCCGGGCCGTCGGCTTTGGCTGCTATAGCCTTGGCGTCATACACCGACGCGTTCATTCCTGGCCTGCCTGCAAAACATCTAGCCGCTGGGGCGGTGCTTACTTTCACGCTGATCCACGCGTCGAGCCTCCGGGTTGGCGCCCTGTTCCAAAACGTGCTGACCGGTCTGAAGGTGTGTCTCATCTTGGGATTTATCGTCGCTGCCTTCACTGTCGACCGCGCGCAGGAATTGTCGCTAGTGCCGCAGGTAGGAGTCCTCGGCGTCATGACCGGACCAGCCTTTGCGGTAGCGCTGATCTTCGTTTCCTACGCCTACACGGGTTGGAACGCGGCGATTTACGTCATCGATGAGATTGACCAACCAAGCCGCACGCTGCCGCGAGCGTTGCTTCTTGGCACTGGCGTGGTCACCGTACTCTACGTGCTGCTCAACTACGTGTTTCTCCGGACTGTTGCGATGGACCAACTGGCTGGTCAGATCGAAGTCGGTTTCTTGGCGGGCGTGCAGATCTTCGGCGAGGCCGGCGGGCAGATCACGGCCGCCATCATCGCAGGTCTACTAGCTTCGACTGTGAGTGCCTATGTTTTCCTGGGGCCAAGAATCTTAATGGTAATGGGCGAAGACATTCCGGCGTTGGCGTGGCTGTCGGTGAAGAGTAGGCGCGGCTTGCCTGTGAACGCCTTCATTTTTCAGACAGTCCTAGCTCTCACGTTTATCTATACATCCACGTTTCCTCAAGTGCTTCTCTACGCGTCGATCTTGCTGACCATGATCTCAACTTTGGCTGTCGCTGGTGTGTACGTTCTCCGGTCAACCGAGCCTAACCTGGTGCGGCCATACCGAACTTGGGGCTACCCGGTCACGCCTGCCATCTACCTAGCAGTTAACGTCTGGGCACTAACGTTCGTGCTGATGAATGAGACGTTCGCCTCACTCGTCGGTCTTGGTATCCTTGGCGTCGGCCTTGTGCTGTATGCGGTTATGCAGCGTTTGATTTTTTCACGTGTTCCTTTAGACTAA